A section of the Girardinichthys multiradiatus isolate DD_20200921_A chromosome 5, DD_fGirMul_XY1, whole genome shotgun sequence genome encodes:
- the LOC124867802 gene encoding mucin-2-like isoform X9, which translates to MAPGIFLLLLAGLIGATTTETVNATESQADGTVTAHQATQATASVNATESQADGTVTAHQATQATASVNATESQADGTVTAHQATQATASVNATESQADGTVTAHQATQATASVNATESQADGTVTAHQATQATASGNATSEAVTNIATMPSITTIPVSFSVSSASPAVDMTSSSPNTTSPSITISSTHPISTSPPENATSQQMSKTSPLVDVTSPSTLSPVIQTSAPSNATSPLTLPSTIRTTVTTATPTTTTTTTTTPAPPPEPKIKLEFKVKETFTDDLNVKDSPRYKELEKTTTTVLNEVYSIQFGDSYIRSVINGFSPGSIVVNSELIFNNATALPNTSDVSEALKNATTNPAFNLSVDISSIVVAVVLPPTEPPTTTTVPTAGTTSVNSTSVTGNGTSTQTITPTTATTATTATTATTATTATTPAVPADSKLNLEFRLNQGFTTDLDNSASSAFQSLSQSLTRQLNDIYRRRFAAFLRVLIKAFRRGSVIVDSELIFANASSVPNPSDAANTLVEAHNTSSFNFTLNITSVAVTSLETTTVLPTTVNSTVSLGNGTSTQTITPTTATTATTATTATTATTTTTATTATTPAVPADSKLNLEFRLNQGFTTDLDNSASSAFQSLSQSLTRQLNDIYRRRFAAFLRVLIKAFRRGSVIVDSELIFANASSVPNPSDAANTLVEAHNTSSFNFTLNITSVAVTSLETTTVLPTTVNSTVSPASPATNMTSPPNNVTSTPVSPISPATNMTSPPNNVTSTPVSPISPATNMTSPPNNVTSTPVSPISPATNMTSPPNNVTSTPVSPISPATNMTSPPNNVTSTPVSPISPATNMTSPPNKTTSITVNTISPAGNGTSTQTITLNTATTATTATTATTATTTTTATTATTPAVPADSKLNLEFRLNQGFTTDLDNSASPAFQSLSQSLTRQLNYIYRRRFSAFLRVLIKAFRRGSVIVDSELIFANASSVPNPSVAANILVEAHNTSNFNFSLNITSVVVTRLENTTTSTTVTPTVSPVSPATNMTSPPNNVTSTPVSPISPATNMTSSSTHNVTSTPVSPISPATNMTSPPNKTTSITVNTISPAGNETSTQTITPTTATTATTATTATTATTATTPAVPADSKLNLEFRLNQGFTTDLDNSASPAFQSLSQSLTRQLNDIYRRRFAAFLRVLIKAFRRGSVIVDSELIFANASSVPNPSDAANTLVEAHNTSSFNFSLNITSVVVTRLENTTTSTTVTPTVSPATGTTAIAISATTTTATTTASTNPPSASEGSLSIKFSLNEPFTSDLANNASATFIKLASTVVTEINRICGKLFSRFSRSRVNSFTEGSVVTNMTLVFRDRSSVPTLSAVLSQLAGALLTSPVLQYINGTLVVVTSNSAALPTMGGLTVFSLTMVAVAQMLLNS; encoded by the exons TCAATGCAACAGAGTCACAAGCTGATGGAACCGTAACTGCACATCAAGCGACTCAGGCAACAGCCTCAG TCAATGCAACAGAGTCACAAGCTGATGGAACCGTAACTGCACATCAAGCGACTCAGGCAACAGCCTCAG TCAATGCAACAGAGTCACAAGCTGATGGAACCGTAACTGCACATCAAGCGACTCAGGCAACAGCCTCAG TCAATGCAACAGAGTCACAAGCTGATGGAACCGTAACTGCACATCAAGCGACTCAGGCAACAGCCTCAG GGAATGCAACTTCAGAGGCAGTCACTAACATAGCAACTATGCCATCAATCACCACCATACCAG TTTCCTTCTCAGTGAGTTCAGCATCACCAGCAGTCGACATGACTTCATCTTCTCCCAACACAACTTCACCATCAATCACCATAAGCTCAACACACCCCATCTCCACATCTCCACCAG AAAATGCAACTTCACAGCAAATGAGTAAGACCTCACCACTAGTCGACGTAACTTCACCATCTACTCTGTCACCCGTCATCCAAACCTCAGCACCAAGCAATGCAACTTCCCCATTAACGTTACCATCAACTATAAGAACAACTGTTACAACTGCTACTCCAACTACAACTACAACCACAACCACAACACCTGCCCCACCACCAGAGCCAAAAATTAAGTTAGAATTTAAGGTGAAGGAGACATTCACAGACGATTTGAATGTCAAAGATTCACCAAGGTACAAAGAACTTGAGAAAACAACGACCACAGTG CTTAATGAGGTCTATTCCATTCAATTTGGGGATAGTTACATTCGATCTGTCATCAACGGATTCAG TCCAGGATCAATTGTGGTTAACTCTGAGCTGATATTCAATAATGCCACAGCACTACCAAATACCAGTGATGTGAGTGAAGCTTTAAAGAATGCGACCACTAACCCAGCTTTCAACCTCTCTGTCGACATATCTTCTATTGTTGTAGCAG ttGTATTACCTCCAACTGAACCACCAACAACAACTACAGTCCCAACTGCAGGAACAACATCAGTGAATTCAACTTCTGTTACAG GCAATGGGACATCAACACAAACAATTACTCCAACTACTGCTACAACTGCAACTACTGCTACAACTGCAACTACTGCTACAACTGCAACAACGCCTGCTGTTCCGGCAGATTCAAAACTCAATCTGGAATTTAGGTTGAACCAAGGGTTTACCACTGACCTGGATAACTCTGCATCATCAGCTTTTCAGAGCTTATCACAGTCACTAACACGCCAA CTTAATGACATCTACAGGCGTAGATTTGCGGCCTTCCTGCGAGTTCTGATCAAGGCTTTCAG GCGTGGTTCAGTTATAGTTGATTCTGAGCTGATATTTGCAAATGCAAGCTCTGTGCCAAACCCTAGCGATGCAGCAAATACTCTGGTGGAAGCACATAACACTTCCAGTTTCAACTTCACGCTGAACATTACAAGTGTTGCTGTGACAA GTCTTGAGACTACAACTGTTCTACCCACAACAGTAAATTCAACTGTTTCACTAG GCAATGGGACATCAACACAAACAATTACTCCAACTACTGCTACAACTGCAACTACTGCTACAACTGCAACTACTGCTACAACTACAACTACTGCTACAACTGCAACAACGCCTGCTGTTCCGGCAGATTCAAAACTCAATCTGGAATTTAGGTTGAACCAAGGGTTTACCACTGACCTGGATAACTCTGCATCATCAGCTTTTCAGAGCTTATCACAGTCACTAACACGCCAA CTTAATGACATCTACAGGCGTAGATTTGCGGCCTTCCTGCGAGTTCTGATCAAGGCTTTCAG GCGTGGTTCAGTTATAGTTGATTCTGAGCTGATATTTGCAAATGCAAGCTCTGTGCCAAACCCTAGCGATGCAGCAAATACTCTGGTGGAAGCACATAACACTTCCAGTTTCAACTTCACGCTGAACATTACAAGTGTTGCTGTGACAA gTCTTGAGACTACAACTGTTCTACCCACAACAGTAAATTCAACTGTTTCACCAG CATCACCAGCAACCAACATGACCTCACCACCAAACAATGTAACATCAACCCCAGTCAGTCCAATATCACCAGCAACCAACATGACCTCACCACCAAACAATGTAACATCAACCCCAGTCAGTCCAATATCACCAGCAACCAACATGACCTCACCACCAAACAATGTAACATCAACCCCAGTCAGTCCAATATCACCAGCAACCAACATGACCTCACCACCAAACAATGTAACATCAACCCCAGTCAGTCCAATATCACCAGCAACCAACATGACCTCACCACCAAACAATGTAACATCAACCCCAGTCAGTCCAATATCACCAGCAACCAACATGACCTCACCACCAAACAAAACTACCTCAATAACAGTCAATACAATATCACCAGCAG GCAATGGGACATCAACACAAACAATTACTCTAAATACTGCTACAACTGCAACTACTGCTACAACTGCAACTACTGCTACAACTACAACTACTGCTACAACTGCAACAACGCCTGCTGTTCCGGCAGATTCAAAACTCAATCTGGAATTTAGGTTGAACCAAGGGTTTACCACTGACCTGGACAACTCTGCATCACCAGCTTTTCAGAGCTTATCACAGTCACTAACACGCCAA CTTAATTACATCTACAGGCGTAGATTTTCGGCCTTCCTGCGAGTTCTGATCAAGGCTTTCAG GCGTGGTTCAGTTATAGTTGATTCTGAGCTAATATTTGCAAATGCAAGCTCTGTGCCAAACCCTAGCGTAGCAGCAAATATTCTGGTGGAAGCACATAACACTTCCAACTTCAACTTCTCGCTGAACATTACAAGTGTTGTTGTGACAC GCCTGGAAAATACAACAACTTCGACAACAGTGACTCCAACTGTTTCACCAG TATCACCAGCAACCAACATGACCTCACCACCAAACAATGTAACATCAACCCCAGTCAGTCCAATATCACCAGCAACCAACATGACCTCATCTTCAACACACAATGTAACATCAACCCCAGTCAGTCCAATATCACCAGCAACCAACATGACCTCACCACCAAACAAAACTACCTCAATAACAGTCAATACAATATCACCAGCAG GCAATGAGACATCAACACAAACAATTACTCCAACTACTGCTACAACTGCAACTACTGCTACAACTGCAACTACTGCTACAACTGCAACAACGCCTGCTGTTCCGGCAGATTCAAAACTCAATCTGGAATTTAGGTTGAACCAAGGGTTTACCACTGACCTGGATAACTCTGCATCACCAGCTTTTCAGAGCTTATCACAGTCACTAACACGCCAA CTTAATGACATCTACAGGCGTAGATTTGCGGCCTTCCTGCGAGTTCTGATCAAGGCTTTCAG GCGTGGTTCAGTTATAGTTGATTCTGAGCTGATATTTGCAAATGCAAGCTCTGTGCCAAACCCTAGCGATGCAGCAAATACTCTGGTGGAAGCACATAACACTTCCAGTTTCAACTTCTCGCTGAACATTACAAGTGTTGTTGTGACAC GCCTGGAAAATACAACAACTTCGACAACAGTGACTCCAACTGTTTCACCAG CAACAGGAACTACAGCCATTGCAATTTCAGCTACAACTACAACAGCAACTACTACAGCATCCACAAATCCTCCATCAGCCTCTGAGGGAAGCCTTAGCATTAAATTCAGTCTCAACGAACCCTTCACATCAGATCTAGCCAACAACGCCTCGGCAACATTCATCAAACTGGCTTCAACTGTGGTCACAGAG ATCAACAGAATTTGCGGAAAATTGTTTTCCCGATTCAGTCGCTCCCGCGTCAATTCATTCAC gGAGGGATCTGTGGTTACCAACATGACTCTTGTGTTCAGAGACCGTTCTTCAGTTCCTACTTTATCCGCTGTTCTGTCACAACTAGCTGGTGCACTACTTACTTCTCCCGTCCTGCAATATATAAATGGCACCCTGGTTGTAG TAACATCAAACAGCGCTGCTCTACCCACTATGGGCGGATTAACTGTCTTCTCACTGACCATGGTGGCTGTGGCACAGATGCTGCTTAACTCCTAG
- the LOC124867802 gene encoding mucin-5AC-like isoform X8 has translation MAPGIFLLLLAGLIGATTTETANNQTTVSPFNSTLHDNDLTTLTSVNATESQADGTVTAHQATQATASVNATESQADGTVTAHQATQATASVNATESQADGTVTAHQATQATASVNATESQADGTVTAHQATQATASVNATESQADGTVTAHQATQATASGNATSEAVTNIATMPSITTIPVSSASPAVDMTSSSPNTTSPSITISSTHPISTSPPENATSQQMSKTSPLVDVTSPSTLSPVIQTSAPSNATSPLTLPSTIRTTVTTATPTTTTTTTTTPAPPPEPKIKLEFKVKETFTDDLNVKDSPRYKELEKTTTTVLNEVYSIQFGDSYIRSVINGFSPGSIVVNSELIFNNATALPNTSDVSEALKNATTNPAFNLSVDISSIVVAVVLPPTEPPTTTTVPTAGTTSVNSTSVTGNGTSTQTITPTTATTATTATTATTATTATTPAVPADSKLNLEFRLNQGFTTDLDNSASSAFQSLSQSLTRQLNDIYRRRFAAFLRVLIKAFRRGSVIVDSELIFANASSVPNPSDAANTLVEAHNTSSFNFTLNITSVAVTSLETTTVLPTTVNSTVSLGNGTSTQTITPTTATTATTATTATTATTTTTATTATTPAVPADSKLNLEFRLNQGFTTDLDNSASSAFQSLSQSLTRQLNDIYRRRFAAFLRVLIKAFRRGSVIVDSELIFANASSVPNPSDAANTLVEAHNTSSFNFTLNITSVAVTSLETTTVLPTTVNSTVSPASPATNMTSPPNNVTSTPVSPISPATNMTSPPNNVTSTPVSPISPATNMTSPPNNVTSTPVSPISPATNMTSPPNNVTSTPVSPISPATNMTSPPNNVTSTPVSPISPATNMTSPPNKTTSITVNTISPAGNGTSTQTITLNTATTATTATTATTATTTTTATTATTPAVPADSKLNLEFRLNQGFTTDLDNSASPAFQSLSQSLTRQLNYIYRRRFSAFLRVLIKAFRRGSVIVDSELIFANASSVPNPSVAANILVEAHNTSNFNFSLNITSVVVTRLENTTTSTTVTPTVSPVSPATNMTSPPNNVTSTPVSPISPATNMTSSSTHNVTSTPVSPISPATNMTSPPNKTTSITVNTISPAGNETSTQTITPTTATTATTATTATTATTATTPAVPADSKLNLEFRLNQGFTTDLDNSASPAFQSLSQSLTRQLNDIYRRRFAAFLRVLIKAFRRGSVIVDSELIFANASSVPNPSDAANTLVEAHNTSSFNFSLNITSVVVTRLENTTTSTTVTPTVSPATGTTAIAISATTTTATTTASTNPPSASEGSLSIKFSLNEPFTSDLANNASATFIKLASTVVTEINRICGKLFSRFSRSRVNSFTEGSVVTNMTLVFRDRSSVPTLSAVLSQLAGALLTSPVLQYINGTLVVVTSNSAALPTMGGLTVFSLTMVAVAQMLLNS, from the exons TCAATGCAACAGAGTCACAAGCTGATGGAACCGTAACTGCACATCAAGCGACTCAGGCAACAGCCTCAG TCAATGCAACAGAGTCACAAGCTGATGGAACCGTAACTGCACATCAAGCGACTCAGGCAACAGCCTCAG TCAATGCAACAGAGTCACAAGCTGATGGAACCGTAACTGCACATCAAGCGACTCAGGCAACAGCCTCAG TCAATGCAACAGAGTCACAAGCTGATGGAACCGTAACTGCACATCAAGCGACTCAGGCAACAGCCTCAG GGAATGCAACTTCAGAGGCAGTCACTAACATAGCAACTATGCCATCAATCACCACCATACCAG TGAGTTCAGCATCACCAGCAGTCGACATGACTTCATCTTCTCCCAACACAACTTCACCATCAATCACCATAAGCTCAACACACCCCATCTCCACATCTCCACCAG AAAATGCAACTTCACAGCAAATGAGTAAGACCTCACCACTAGTCGACGTAACTTCACCATCTACTCTGTCACCCGTCATCCAAACCTCAGCACCAAGCAATGCAACTTCCCCATTAACGTTACCATCAACTATAAGAACAACTGTTACAACTGCTACTCCAACTACAACTACAACCACAACCACAACACCTGCCCCACCACCAGAGCCAAAAATTAAGTTAGAATTTAAGGTGAAGGAGACATTCACAGACGATTTGAATGTCAAAGATTCACCAAGGTACAAAGAACTTGAGAAAACAACGACCACAGTG CTTAATGAGGTCTATTCCATTCAATTTGGGGATAGTTACATTCGATCTGTCATCAACGGATTCAG TCCAGGATCAATTGTGGTTAACTCTGAGCTGATATTCAATAATGCCACAGCACTACCAAATACCAGTGATGTGAGTGAAGCTTTAAAGAATGCGACCACTAACCCAGCTTTCAACCTCTCTGTCGACATATCTTCTATTGTTGTAGCAG ttGTATTACCTCCAACTGAACCACCAACAACAACTACAGTCCCAACTGCAGGAACAACATCAGTGAATTCAACTTCTGTTACAG GCAATGGGACATCAACACAAACAATTACTCCAACTACTGCTACAACTGCAACTACTGCTACAACTGCAACTACTGCTACAACTGCAACAACGCCTGCTGTTCCGGCAGATTCAAAACTCAATCTGGAATTTAGGTTGAACCAAGGGTTTACCACTGACCTGGATAACTCTGCATCATCAGCTTTTCAGAGCTTATCACAGTCACTAACACGCCAA CTTAATGACATCTACAGGCGTAGATTTGCGGCCTTCCTGCGAGTTCTGATCAAGGCTTTCAG GCGTGGTTCAGTTATAGTTGATTCTGAGCTGATATTTGCAAATGCAAGCTCTGTGCCAAACCCTAGCGATGCAGCAAATACTCTGGTGGAAGCACATAACACTTCCAGTTTCAACTTCACGCTGAACATTACAAGTGTTGCTGTGACAA GTCTTGAGACTACAACTGTTCTACCCACAACAGTAAATTCAACTGTTTCACTAG GCAATGGGACATCAACACAAACAATTACTCCAACTACTGCTACAACTGCAACTACTGCTACAACTGCAACTACTGCTACAACTACAACTACTGCTACAACTGCAACAACGCCTGCTGTTCCGGCAGATTCAAAACTCAATCTGGAATTTAGGTTGAACCAAGGGTTTACCACTGACCTGGATAACTCTGCATCATCAGCTTTTCAGAGCTTATCACAGTCACTAACACGCCAA CTTAATGACATCTACAGGCGTAGATTTGCGGCCTTCCTGCGAGTTCTGATCAAGGCTTTCAG GCGTGGTTCAGTTATAGTTGATTCTGAGCTGATATTTGCAAATGCAAGCTCTGTGCCAAACCCTAGCGATGCAGCAAATACTCTGGTGGAAGCACATAACACTTCCAGTTTCAACTTCACGCTGAACATTACAAGTGTTGCTGTGACAA gTCTTGAGACTACAACTGTTCTACCCACAACAGTAAATTCAACTGTTTCACCAG CATCACCAGCAACCAACATGACCTCACCACCAAACAATGTAACATCAACCCCAGTCAGTCCAATATCACCAGCAACCAACATGACCTCACCACCAAACAATGTAACATCAACCCCAGTCAGTCCAATATCACCAGCAACCAACATGACCTCACCACCAAACAATGTAACATCAACCCCAGTCAGTCCAATATCACCAGCAACCAACATGACCTCACCACCAAACAATGTAACATCAACCCCAGTCAGTCCAATATCACCAGCAACCAACATGACCTCACCACCAAACAATGTAACATCAACCCCAGTCAGTCCAATATCACCAGCAACCAACATGACCTCACCACCAAACAAAACTACCTCAATAACAGTCAATACAATATCACCAGCAG GCAATGGGACATCAACACAAACAATTACTCTAAATACTGCTACAACTGCAACTACTGCTACAACTGCAACTACTGCTACAACTACAACTACTGCTACAACTGCAACAACGCCTGCTGTTCCGGCAGATTCAAAACTCAATCTGGAATTTAGGTTGAACCAAGGGTTTACCACTGACCTGGACAACTCTGCATCACCAGCTTTTCAGAGCTTATCACAGTCACTAACACGCCAA CTTAATTACATCTACAGGCGTAGATTTTCGGCCTTCCTGCGAGTTCTGATCAAGGCTTTCAG GCGTGGTTCAGTTATAGTTGATTCTGAGCTAATATTTGCAAATGCAAGCTCTGTGCCAAACCCTAGCGTAGCAGCAAATATTCTGGTGGAAGCACATAACACTTCCAACTTCAACTTCTCGCTGAACATTACAAGTGTTGTTGTGACAC GCCTGGAAAATACAACAACTTCGACAACAGTGACTCCAACTGTTTCACCAG TATCACCAGCAACCAACATGACCTCACCACCAAACAATGTAACATCAACCCCAGTCAGTCCAATATCACCAGCAACCAACATGACCTCATCTTCAACACACAATGTAACATCAACCCCAGTCAGTCCAATATCACCAGCAACCAACATGACCTCACCACCAAACAAAACTACCTCAATAACAGTCAATACAATATCACCAGCAG GCAATGAGACATCAACACAAACAATTACTCCAACTACTGCTACAACTGCAACTACTGCTACAACTGCAACTACTGCTACAACTGCAACAACGCCTGCTGTTCCGGCAGATTCAAAACTCAATCTGGAATTTAGGTTGAACCAAGGGTTTACCACTGACCTGGATAACTCTGCATCACCAGCTTTTCAGAGCTTATCACAGTCACTAACACGCCAA CTTAATGACATCTACAGGCGTAGATTTGCGGCCTTCCTGCGAGTTCTGATCAAGGCTTTCAG GCGTGGTTCAGTTATAGTTGATTCTGAGCTGATATTTGCAAATGCAAGCTCTGTGCCAAACCCTAGCGATGCAGCAAATACTCTGGTGGAAGCACATAACACTTCCAGTTTCAACTTCTCGCTGAACATTACAAGTGTTGTTGTGACAC GCCTGGAAAATACAACAACTTCGACAACAGTGACTCCAACTGTTTCACCAG CAACAGGAACTACAGCCATTGCAATTTCAGCTACAACTACAACAGCAACTACTACAGCATCCACAAATCCTCCATCAGCCTCTGAGGGAAGCCTTAGCATTAAATTCAGTCTCAACGAACCCTTCACATCAGATCTAGCCAACAACGCCTCGGCAACATTCATCAAACTGGCTTCAACTGTGGTCACAGAG ATCAACAGAATTTGCGGAAAATTGTTTTCCCGATTCAGTCGCTCCCGCGTCAATTCATTCAC gGAGGGATCTGTGGTTACCAACATGACTCTTGTGTTCAGAGACCGTTCTTCAGTTCCTACTTTATCCGCTGTTCTGTCACAACTAGCTGGTGCACTACTTACTTCTCCCGTCCTGCAATATATAAATGGCACCCTGGTTGTAG TAACATCAAACAGCGCTGCTCTACCCACTATGGGCGGATTAACTGTCTTCTCACTGACCATGGTGGCTGTGGCACAGATGCTGCTTAACTCCTAG